In Benincasa hispida cultivar B227 chromosome 8, ASM972705v1, whole genome shotgun sequence, the sequence AAGTTGGGTAATCCCAACACTGGTACAGAAACCATGGCTGATTTGAGACATTGGAACGCTTCCTCCGCTTCCTCACTCCACTGGAAACTTCCCTTCTTCAGTAGCTGAGTCAATGGCAAAGCTATGGTGCCATAGTTGGCCACAAATTTTCTATAGTTTTCGGTGAGACCGAGGAAACCCCTCAATTCCTTCACATTACGTGGTGTAGGCCAGCTACTCATAGGTTCCAGCTTAGATGGATCGGCCGATACTCCATTGGTAGAAATAATATGTCCCAAATACTCAATACTCACTGCCCCAAACTGACACTTCTTCCAATTGGCTACCAGCTGGTTGTCAATCAACACTTCCAATATAGTTGCTATATGACTCATCCAAGACCTACTATAGATCAAAATTTCATCAAAGAAAACCAACGCGAACNNNNNNNNNNNNNNNNNNNNNNNNNNNNNNNNNNNNNNNNNNNNNNNNNNNNNNNNNNNNNNNNNNNNNNNNNNNNNNNNNNNNNNNNNNNNNNNNNNNNNNNNNNNNNNNNNNNNNNNNNNNNNNNNNNNNNNNNNNNNNNNNNNNNNNNNNNNNNNNNNNNNNNNNNNNNNNNNNNNNNNNNNNNNNNNNNNNNNNNNNNNNNNNNNNNNNNNNNNNNNNNNNNNNNNNNNNNNNNNNNNNNNNNNNNNNNNNNNNNNNNNNNNNNNNNNNNNNNNNNNNNNNNNNNNNNNNNNNNNNNNNNNNNNNNNNNNNNNNNNNNNNNNNNNNNNNNNNNNNNNNNNNNNNNNNNNNNNNNNNNNNNNNNNNNNNNNNNNNNNNNNNNNNNNNNNNNNNNNNNNNNNNNNNNNNNNNNNNNNNNNNNNNNNNNNNNNNNNNNNNNNNNNNNNNNNNNNNNNNNNNNNNNNNNNNNNNNNNNNNNNNNNNNNNNNNNNNNNNNNNNNNNNNNNNNNNNNNNNNNNNNNNNNNNNNNNNNNNNNNNNNNNNNNNNNNNNNNNNNNNNNNNNNNNNNNNNNNNNNNNNNNNNNNNNNNNNNNNNNNNNNNNNNNNNNNNNNNNNNNNNNNNNNNNNNNNNNNNNNNNNNNNNNNNNNNNNNNNNNNNNNNNNNNNNNNNNNNNNNNNNNNNNNNNNNNNNNNNNNNNNNNNNNNNNNNNNNNNNNNNNNNNNNNNNNNNNNNNNNNNNNNNNNNNNNNNNNNNNNNNNNNNNNNNNNNNNNNNNNNNNNNNNNNNNNNNNNNNNNNNNNNNNNNNNNNNNNNNNNNNNNNNNNNNNNNNNNNNNNNNNNNNNNNNNNNNNNNNNNNNNNNNNNNNNNNNNNNNNNNNNNNNNNNNNNNNNNNNNNNNNNNNNNNNNNNNNNNNNNNNNNNNNNNNNNNNNNNNNNNNNNNNNNNNNNNNNNNNNNNNNNNNNNNNNNNNNNNNNNNNNNNNNNNNNNNNNNNNNNNNNNNNNNNNNNNNNNNNNNNNNNNNNNNNNNNNNNNNNNNNNNNNNNNNNNNNNNNNNNNNNNNNNNNNNNNNNNNNNNNNNNNNNNNNNNNNNNNNNNNNNNNNNNNNNNNNNNNNNNNNNNNNNNNNNNNNNNNNNNNNNNNNNNNNNNNNNNNNNNNNNNNNNNNNNNNNNNNNNNNNNNNNNNNNNNNNNNNNNNNNNNNNNNNNNNNNNNNNNNNNNNNNNNNNNNNNNNNNNNNNNNNNNNNNNNNNNNNNNNNNNNNNNNNNNNNNNNNNNNNNNNNNNNNNNNNNNNNNNNNNNNNNNNNNNNNNNNNNNNNNNNNNNNNNNNNNNNATGAGACAAATTGAACTTAAAGATTTAGATAATTCAATATAATTTCAGTTGTGGGATTTTATTTGAAATCAGTGAGATttggaaattttattttaatataagaaaaagTTGGATAAATAAATTTGGAGAATTGAGATTCTTGGaagaatgtaaaattaaatctgaagaaaagaaaattgttatgcatatttttaaattaaatccaaaatctgGTT encodes:
- the LOC120084120 gene encoding uncharacterized mitochondrial protein AtMg00860-like; the protein is MSHIATILEVLIDNQLVANWKKCQFGAVSIEYLGHIISTNGVSADPSKLEPMSSWPTPRNVKELRGFLGLTENYRKFVANYGTIALPLTQLLKKGSFQWSEEAEEAFQCLKSAMVSVPVLGLPNFNEPFVVETNA